The nucleotide window GTTTCGATGTCACTGACGGTCAAAATGGGTATATTTAACTGTTGAGCTACGTCATCTACGGTAAGATCATCTAAAAATTTGGGTTCATCATGTTTGAGCATCACGGTAGGTAATAATACACTATCTCCGAGATCTTGTCCTTGTAATCCTTCTATTAAATCTTGTCCAGTTAATAACCCGGTGACGGTAATTTCTTGTCCCCAATAGTTACTCTTTAAAGGAGCTAAGGTTACGGTTAAGCCTTTCACTTGATTTAATTGTTGGACTAACGGTTCAAAAGCTTTCTCGACTGCATTGCCTACGACCCAAGTTAATCGTTTTTCTGGGCTAATAGAAGCGGGTAATAAAGTTTTAGCGGTGGTGTGAAATTGTTTAATAAATTGACGAATAGACCCGACTCCATTGCCAATTTGAGGATAGTCTTCATAATGGGATTCTGGGGGTAACTCTTGTCGAGCAATTAAAAACCATTCATCCGCCAACCAAGCAAAATTAGTGCCGAGTTTCTGTCTAAATTGAGTTTGTAATTGTTGAACTCTAGCAATAACTTCTGTTGCGTTTTCTTCGGTGACAGAGGTTAATTCATCTTCTGGAGGACGAAAGCGAGTTAACCCGACCGGAACCACCGCCGCCGAAATAACCGCCGGAATATCTCCCCCATGAAATGAGGCTAAATCTAATAGGGTTTTTTCTAAATGTTCTCCATCATTTATCCCTGGACAGACGACGACTTGAGCATGAATTTGTAAGCGTCTGTCTTGAAACCATTTTAAGTGGTCTAAAATTTTGCCGGCTTGTCGGTTTTTTAAAAGACGAATGCGGATTTCTGGTTCGGTAGCATGAACAGAAACAAACAGAGGAGAGAGACGCATCTGTTCAATTCTTGTCCATTCTTTCTCGGTTAAATTCGTGAGAGTTAAATAGCTCCCATAGAGAAAACTAAGACGATAATCATCATCTTTGAGATAAAGGGTGTCTCTTTTCCCTGGGGGTTGTTGATCAATAAAACAAAAAGGGCAGCGATTATTACATTGAATTAAACCATCAAATAAAGCGGTTTCAAATTCTAAACCTAAATCTTCATCATAGTCTTTTTCGATTTCAAGATGATGGGTTTTTCCTTGGATATCTAGGACTTCGAGTTCTAAAAATTCATCGGCACAAAGAAATTGATAATCGATTAAATCTCTAGGGGTAATACTATTAATAGAAACTATAGCATCTCCTGGCTCAAATCCTAACTCAGCCGCGATAGAATTGGGTAAGACTTTACTAATTCGAGCCGGACGAATTCGGGTTTTACTCATCCCTGTGGGTGTCATAAAGTGTTCTAGAGGGGGTTAAATGAAGGCGGTAGGTTACTTAAGACAAATAACGGTCAACTTTGTGTAAAAGGGGGAATCTCCACCATCAAAAGAAAATCTAAGGTTGAGTTTGCTCGTGATCGATGTCCAGACCTTTACCTTTTCATTTTAAATTTTATAGCCTACTGGTCTGTCAATCTTAAATTGACGGGTTGAAACAGGCAGGGGAAGCAGAGGCAGCAGAGGAAGCAGGGGGAGATTTAACCGTCAAAATTAGCTTCACACAGCACTACTGCCTCTCAATTTCCGCTTTTAAAGAGAATAATTGTCAATCAGCAAAAATACTCAAAAAATAATTTTGTCAACTCCTTGCAATAAAACTTAATTTATGTTTACAATAGTTTACATAAAGAAACAAAGGAGTCAATCATGACCGCTAAAGGATACACAATCGAAGAGAGAGGAAGATTAAACAACTATGCGATCGAGCCTAAAGTCTATGTAGATCAAACTCAACGGACTGGGTTTACCGAGTATGCAGAGAAATTAAACGGACGTTTAGCGATGATCGGATTTGTTTCATTAGTGGCCTTTGAAGTTCTGACGGGACATGGGTTAGTTGAGTGGTTAGCTAATTTATAATTAATCATGGTTTTGAGTTTCAACAACTAATTCTTAATTTTTCACTGATTAAAAAAACATTAAATTTTGCCATCATTTTTTTATATGACAATCATCTAAGAAATAATCTGGAAAGATAGTCCTAGTCTTAAGATTGGGGCTTTTTTATCAATGGACAATGGATAATTAACAATGGATAATTGGTTAATTTAGTTTAAACCCTCTCCTATTTCAAACGACAGACTCAGAAAAAAATATAAATAGCAACTTTCTTTAGACTGATTTTTGGGTGAGTCTGACTCACTCTATTTTTTTAAGATATATCCTAAGTCTGACTCAAAATTTTCTCTTTTTAACTTCAAGGATGATTGAATTAATCGGTTTTTAGTTTATTTTAAAGTCAAGTGTTTTTAAATAAAATTTGAATTTAATTATGCTAAAAACAATCCCCAAAAGTTTATTGACTTGGAACTGCGATCTTAAAGATAATTATTATACGGTAGGAAATTTAGAGTTTTCTTTGTTTAAAAAAACCGGAAAAATAATCACTCCTAATTTTGAATACCGCATTCGCTACAAAGGATTATTAGCTCCTAAATTTTTTTTATATAACTCTGATTTTCGCTTAGGGTATGCTCAACAACTTAACTCCCTGGTTCGAGTCTTTAATTTGAATTATGGTCAAAACAAATATCAATTAAAGCCCGCTTCTCCCCTATCGAAAAAGTTTATATTACAACAAAAAAAACGCACTATCGGAGAAATTTACCCGAAAAATCTTTTAGCTCGTCAAGCGATTATTGATTTACCGACAAACTTACCGTTAGAGTTTCAAGGTTTTGTGACTTGGATGGTTTTATGGTTTTGGCGACAAGGGGAACGAAATTTAACTTAATACCAATTTTATATATAGCCTTTCTCACATTAATGAGGTATATTTACACCTGCCTCGGAGCCTCGGAGCCTCCTGCCTCAAAACCCAGAACTCTGTACCTCATCGAATTGAGAATTGCTATATTACTCAAATTGTAGGATGCGTTCCCAACGCATCCCCGTAACTCTAGTTTGATTATTAAGAATTGGTATAATTTAATCTAGAGGAGAATTTCTAACTGAGTAGTTATTTAAAAAATGGCTAAGAAAGATATTAAATCAATCTCAACTCAAGACTAATGGAGATCAGGTTAATATTTTTGTTTGAAAACATGATAGAATATATAAAGAAATATTTAAAAATTTTTAGCCATCACCCTAAATCAGTCCAATGGGAGTTAATGCTCAACCAAGCAAGTTACTAATTTCTGAACCAAAGTGCCACCCTCATTGTCTCCTAAAAACTCAAGAGATAAAAACCGTTCAAGAAAAAATTCTTGATGCTGAAAAATCCCAACGAATGGCAGAATTTTTTAGTCTGCTAGGAGACTCAAATCGGTTGCGGATTTTATCGATGTTAGCCCATGAAGAGTTTTGTGTTTGTGACATTGCGGCTACTTTAGAGATGAGCGAATCTGCCGTATCTCACCAATTAAGAACGTTAAAAGCCATGCGTTTAGTGAAATACGA belongs to Gloeothece citriformis PCC 7424 and includes:
- a CDS encoding TIGR03279 family radical SAM protein; the encoded protein is MSKTRIRPARISKVLPNSIAAELGFEPGDAIVSINSITPRDLIDYQFLCADEFLELEVLDIQGKTHHLEIEKDYDEDLGLEFETALFDGLIQCNNRCPFCFIDQQPPGKRDTLYLKDDDYRLSFLYGSYLTLTNLTEKEWTRIEQMRLSPLFVSVHATEPEIRIRLLKNRQAGKILDHLKWFQDRRLQIHAQVVVCPGINDGEHLEKTLLDLASFHGGDIPAVISAAVVPVGLTRFRPPEDELTSVTEENATEVIARVQQLQTQFRQKLGTNFAWLADEWFLIARQELPPESHYEDYPQIGNGVGSIRQFIKQFHTTAKTLLPASISPEKRLTWVVGNAVEKAFEPLVQQLNQVKGLTVTLAPLKSNYWGQEITVTGLLTGQDLIEGLQGQDLGDSVLLPTVMLKHDEPKFLDDLTVDDVAQQLNIPILTVSDIETLLQQCQN
- a CDS encoding high light inducible protein codes for the protein MTAKGYTIEERGRLNNYAIEPKVYVDQTQRTGFTEYAEKLNGRLAMIGFVSLVAFEVLTGHGLVEWLANL
- a CDS encoding ArsR/SmtB family transcription factor, giving the protein MGVNAQPSKLLISEPKCHPHCLLKTQEIKTVQEKILDAEKSQRMAEFFSLLGDSNRLRILSMLAHEEFCVCDIAATLEMSESAVSHQLRTLKAMRLVKYEKRGRKVFYRLLDHHVLELYQSVTEHLDEND